A portion of the Calothrix sp. 336/3 genome contains these proteins:
- a CDS encoding 2Fe-2S iron-sulfur cluster-binding protein gives MLESLGRIKNPLVRSLTAAATTFSVTTLMAALVMGVTNPKGKLDYRLGTYSSLLGAGCGAILGLIYTSKSKDKKSVSDLREYQYHQGISDNTWKDWRNFVIVRKVKESEEITSFYLQPEDKEEIPNFQPGQFLTIKLDIPGQNKPVIRTYSLSDYTQPCKYYRLSIKREPAPQDLDVPPGIASNFMHDFIHEGSIIPAKPPNGKFVLDVQKSIPAVLISNGVGITPMISMAKAVTRINPHRSIWFVHGARDGRYHAFRDEMMDISQQNSHLNVHYRYSRPTPGDTGKYHSIGYVDAALIQQLVGQEAEYFLCGSPAFMQSIMTGLKASGVSESRIFFESFGKPMKLTSEKQSLDVTVGEGVKEAEIVFAKSGKTLNWQEGDGSILEFAEAHDINPPFSCRVGVCGTCMCKINGGNVNYQEEPTAEIDEGSVLICISQPGSSRVVLDI, from the coding sequence ATGCTAGAAAGTTTGGGAAGAATTAAAAATCCATTAGTTAGAAGTTTAACGGCAGCAGCAACTACTTTTTCTGTCACCACCTTAATGGCAGCTTTAGTAATGGGTGTGACAAATCCCAAAGGTAAATTGGATTATCGATTGGGGACATATTCCTCATTACTAGGAGCAGGTTGTGGTGCTATTTTGGGTTTGATTTACACAAGTAAAAGCAAAGATAAAAAATCAGTTTCCGACCTGAGGGAATATCAATATCATCAAGGAATATCTGATAATACTTGGAAAGATTGGCGAAATTTTGTCATTGTTCGCAAAGTCAAAGAGAGTGAAGAAATCACATCTTTTTACTTGCAACCTGAAGATAAGGAGGAAATCCCTAACTTCCAGCCAGGTCAATTTTTAACAATTAAACTGGATATTCCTGGACAAAATAAACCTGTAATTCGTACTTATTCTCTTTCTGATTATACTCAGCCCTGCAAATATTATCGTCTCTCAATTAAGCGCGAACCAGCACCCCAGGACTTAGATGTACCACCAGGAATAGCATCTAATTTTATGCATGATTTTATTCACGAAGGTTCAATAATTCCTGCCAAACCACCCAATGGGAAGTTTGTTCTAGATGTGCAAAAATCCATACCTGCGGTATTAATTAGCAATGGTGTAGGAATTACTCCGATGATTAGTATGGCAAAAGCTGTGACTAGAATTAATCCTCATCGCTCAATTTGGTTTGTACATGGTGCTAGGGATGGCAGATATCATGCTTTTCGTGATGAGATGATGGATATTTCCCAACAAAATTCTCATTTAAATGTGCATTACCGCTATAGTCGTCCGACTCCTGGAGATACGGGAAAATATCATAGTATTGGTTATGTTGATGCGGCTTTAATTCAACAGTTAGTTGGGCAAGAAGCTGAATATTTCCTGTGTGGTTCTCCAGCTTTTATGCAGTCAATTATGACAGGATTGAAGGCATCGGGAGTATCTGAAAGTAGAATTTTCTTTGAATCTTTTGGTAAACCCATGAAACTTACATCGGAAAAACAATCACTTGATGTAACTGTTGGTGAGGGTGTGAAAGAAGCAGAAATTGTGTTTGCCAAATCTGGGAAAACATTGAATTGGCAGGAAGGGGACGGCAGTATTTTAGAATTTGCCGAAGCTCATGATATTAATCCACCTTTTAGTTGTCGAGTGGGTGTTTGTGGAACTTGTATGTGTAAAATAAATGGGGGGAATGTGAATTATCAGGAAGAACCAACTGCGGAGATTGATGAGGGTTCGGTGTTGATTTGTATTTCCCAACCTGGAAGTTCTAGGGTAGTGTTAGATATTTAG
- a CDS encoding MIP/aquaporin family protein translates to MNTLHRHYPEYLMEAAGLGIFMISAAVVTALLEHPASPIQQAISEPFLRRFIIGVAMGLTAIAIIYSPWGKQSGAHINPVVTFTFFRLGKIKPTDTVFYILAQFVGGFLGLVFATKLLEPASVKFPKGLADPSINYIVTIPGTGGVGIAFIAELSISFGMMLMILFVSNIPKLSRWTGICAAVLITTYITLEAPLSGMSMNPARTLASAILAQNWTAIWVYFTAPLLGMLLAAEVYVQSKGKRAVYCAKLNHHNHKRCIFRCGYRQNSSNGQSILSDKLPSL, encoded by the coding sequence ATGAATACTTTACACCGTCACTATCCCGAATACTTGATGGAAGCTGCGGGATTGGGCATTTTTATGATTTCTGCTGCGGTGGTGACTGCACTGCTAGAACATCCCGCTTCACCAATACAACAGGCAATTTCTGAACCATTTTTACGACGGTTCATCATTGGGGTGGCGATGGGATTAACAGCGATCGCAATTATTTACTCTCCTTGGGGTAAGCAATCTGGGGCACATATCAATCCGGTTGTCACTTTTACTTTCTTCCGTCTAGGTAAAATTAAGCCTACTGATACAGTTTTTTACATTTTGGCTCAATTCGTCGGTGGATTTCTGGGGTTAGTATTTGCAACAAAGTTATTAGAGCCAGCATCAGTCAAGTTTCCCAAAGGACTTGCCGACCCTTCTATAAATTACATTGTTACAATTCCGGGAACGGGTGGTGTCGGTATCGCATTTATTGCTGAACTCAGTATATCCTTTGGTATGATGCTGATGATTCTATTTGTATCAAACATTCCCAAACTGTCACGCTGGACTGGGATTTGTGCAGCAGTATTAATTACAACCTATATTACCCTGGAAGCGCCCCTATCTGGGATGAGTATGAATCCCGCTCGTACCCTTGCATCGGCGATTCTGGCTCAGAATTGGACAGCTATCTGGGTTTATTTCACCGCGCCACTTTTAGGAATGCTTTTGGCTGCTGAGGTATATGTGCAATCAAAAGGTAAAAGGGCTGTATATTGCGCCAAATTAAATCATCACAATCACAAACGTTGTATTTTTCGCTGCGGTTATCGTCAAAATAGCAGTAATGGACAGTCGATTTTAAGTGATAAGTTACCTAGTCTTTAA
- a CDS encoding SDR family NAD(P)-dependent oxidoreductase yields MKLQDKVALVTGSSQGIGQGIVLRLAQEGANVIINYRSHPEGAEDTLAKVEAVGGKCYMAQCPKSHGFTIKADLGSVSEVQQLIAESIEHFGKLDILVNNAGIEKHAPFWEVTEADYDAVMNVNLKGVFFATQAFVQHLIATNRTGKIINISSVHEELPFPNFAAYCTSKGGMKMLARNLAVELGALGITINNVAPGAIATPINTKLLNNPEKLGALLQNIPLGRLGQPQDIASMVAFLASGDADYITGSTFFVDGGLLWNYQEQ; encoded by the coding sequence ATGAAACTTCAAGATAAAGTTGCTTTAGTGACTGGTAGCAGTCAGGGAATTGGGCAGGGAATTGTTTTGCGTCTTGCTCAAGAGGGTGCAAATGTAATTATTAATTATCGCTCTCACCCAGAAGGAGCTGAGGATACCCTAGCAAAAGTGGAAGCTGTAGGCGGAAAATGTTACATGGCTCAGTGTCCTAAATCTCATGGCTTTACGATTAAAGCAGACTTAGGAAGCGTTTCGGAGGTGCAGCAATTAATCGCCGAAAGTATTGAGCATTTTGGCAAGCTCGATATTCTGGTAAACAATGCCGGGATTGAAAAACACGCACCCTTTTGGGAAGTAACAGAGGCAGATTACGATGCTGTGATGAATGTAAATTTAAAGGGCGTATTTTTTGCGACTCAAGCCTTTGTTCAACATTTAATTGCCACCAACCGGACTGGAAAAATCATCAATATCAGTTCGGTGCATGAAGAACTACCATTTCCCAATTTTGCGGCTTATTGCACTAGTAAAGGTGGAATGAAAATGCTGGCTCGCAATTTGGCAGTTGAGTTAGGTGCTTTAGGTATCACAATTAATAACGTCGCCCCCGGAGCGATCGCAACCCCGATTAATACCAAGCTGTTAAATAATCCAGAAAAATTAGGTGCATTGTTGCAGAATATTCCCCTTGGTCGTCTTGGTCAACCCCAGGATATCGCCTCTATGGTAGCGTTTTTGGCTTCTGGGGATGCAGATTACATCACAGGTAGCACCTTTTTTGTAGATGGTGGATTGCTTTGGAATTATCAGGAACAGTAG
- a CDS encoding peptidoglycan-binding protein, with product MPLDYPGYSLQNYCEGQEVYMVQQTLQALGYSLSADGAFGPVTESAVRLFQNANGLVADGIVGPNTWNALMCQAAC from the coding sequence ATGCCTTTAGACTACCCTGGTTACTCTTTGCAAAACTATTGCGAAGGTCAAGAAGTTTATATGGTACAGCAAACTTTGCAAGCATTAGGATATTCTTTGAGTGCTGATGGTGCTTTTGGTCCTGTAACTGAAAGTGCAGTCAGACTTTTCCAAAACGCGAATGGTCTTGTTGCTGATGGTATTGTTGGTCCCAATACATGGAATGCTTTAATGTGCCAAGCAGCTTGCTAA
- a CDS encoding tetratricopeptide repeat protein, protein MVQVNGQAPVQSSVAPKSALDTALDVYEEALIALEERQSQPTFDQKVAVLVARDGVEKKRQMDQNPIGATYGRLLSLDERLKAQAKILSEDDELAQWKDSLNAAPNMWWWHLKYPLAMSPTQVAKRYQQTISVLEAALPNAQKEQVLEVLLARDAIETSRDNQPLPEHIAKVVIDLDERLRGLADVITKLVKLEDWKQSLSKTTPNTWWWELSDIEPIPTQAVERYEKALFALELPPKATSEELLEVLLARDAVEKAWTKQQQPPHYLTAKIIELDKRLKSQSQAFANDDIVDEWKNNLKPPEMNWWWSFTRSVPLPNEAIARYEKTIHIIENSKPPSSQQLLDTLLARDGLEEAVEGAYRDKPVPEKLARQIIALDNKLKQYRLDLNKDNQIRQWKDSLKRQNRWWWELKPAIVGSEEEPGTRKDWLFNTLAVVCLGVGAAFTAYSSQVFFQKVEGQEVQQADLSQNMAAVLQVIGLGAGGAAALTSGGRKTLEKLFTNLQLPPHKQAPTALAIAAGMTTITGTVAVSLPMWGKVYINQGQAHLQNTSWLKAQDSFLQAKKFINSDEDKAEVEIGLGMSYEHLGDLVKAKDYYKKAASLDNIEGMTRYARLSLVDFFFKNPPDSRIQPSVTDENLRQAHLFNQRAWMKITKLLTKNEQTPEKLNKELLNLTQLARTNGSVISTTQDLLVSPKDNKALQDEEYRHKYWTEGVAGLFKSNLDELKNLKVADNDALNVRAICFAYVTGEQLRYTENITNVPPELFSLVHGYMEQDPNAPNCYDDKALSVYDFSLIEALAKMYKMPKFKVASTSNNKQPVSNSEYNQNPQVVSPPTEEVSNQNPQTPPTQSENQNSPDSQSTVPSTIP, encoded by the coding sequence ATGGTTCAGGTAAATGGACAAGCACCTGTACAATCTAGTGTTGCACCAAAGTCTGCATTAGATACAGCACTTGATGTTTATGAAGAAGCTTTAATTGCATTGGAAGAAAGACAATCTCAGCCAACATTTGACCAGAAAGTTGCTGTTTTGGTTGCCCGTGATGGGGTTGAGAAAAAAAGACAAATGGATCAAAATCCGATTGGAGCTACTTATGGGAGACTGTTAAGTTTAGATGAGCGTCTGAAAGCACAAGCGAAAATCCTCAGCGAAGATGACGAATTAGCGCAATGGAAAGATAGTTTGAATGCTGCACCAAATATGTGGTGGTGGCACTTGAAGTATCCTTTGGCAATGTCTCCAACCCAGGTAGCAAAGCGCTATCAACAAACTATCTCTGTGTTGGAAGCAGCTCTTCCCAATGCTCAAAAAGAACAAGTTTTAGAAGTATTATTAGCTCGTGATGCGATTGAAACTTCTCGCGATAATCAACCTTTACCAGAGCATATTGCCAAAGTTGTCATTGATTTAGATGAGCGTTTAAGGGGACTTGCAGATGTTATTACCAAACTAGTGAAGTTAGAGGATTGGAAGCAAAGTTTAAGCAAAACTACACCAAATACATGGTGGTGGGAACTTAGCGATATTGAACCGATTCCAACTCAAGCGGTTGAGCGTTACGAAAAGGCTTTATTTGCTTTAGAATTACCACCAAAAGCAACTTCTGAAGAATTATTAGAGGTGTTACTAGCACGGGATGCTGTCGAAAAAGCTTGGACTAAGCAACAACAACCACCTCACTACTTGACTGCAAAAATAATTGAATTAGACAAACGTTTAAAATCTCAATCTCAAGCTTTTGCCAACGATGATATCGTTGATGAGTGGAAAAATAATCTCAAACCACCAGAGATGAATTGGTGGTGGTCTTTTACCCGTTCTGTTCCCTTACCCAATGAAGCGATCGCGCGCTACGAAAAAACTATTCATATAATTGAAAACAGCAAACCACCTTCCTCTCAGCAACTTTTGGATACCCTGTTAGCTCGTGATGGGTTAGAGGAAGCAGTTGAGGGAGCTTATCGAGATAAACCCGTTCCCGAAAAGCTTGCCAGACAAATAATTGCCTTAGACAACAAATTAAAGCAGTATCGGTTGGATTTAAATAAAGATAACCAAATCAGACAATGGAAAGATAGCTTAAAGCGTCAAAATCGTTGGTGGTGGGAACTTAAACCGGCGATCGTTGGTTCTGAGGAAGAACCGGGAACACGTAAAGATTGGTTATTTAACACTTTAGCGGTAGTTTGTTTAGGTGTTGGTGCTGCTTTTACAGCTTATAGCAGCCAGGTATTTTTCCAAAAAGTCGAAGGACAAGAGGTTCAACAAGCTGATTTATCGCAAAATATGGCAGCAGTATTGCAAGTCATCGGTTTAGGTGCTGGTGGTGCAGCTGCATTAACTAGTGGTGGTAGAAAGACACTGGAAAAGCTATTTACGAATTTACAATTACCACCTCATAAACAAGCTCCTACAGCATTAGCGATCGCTGCTGGAATGACAACAATTACTGGTACTGTCGCTGTCTCATTACCAATGTGGGGAAAAGTCTATATCAATCAAGGACAAGCACATTTACAAAATACAAGCTGGTTGAAAGCTCAGGATAGCTTTCTTCAAGCAAAAAAATTCATTAATAGCGATGAAGACAAAGCGGAAGTCGAAATTGGTTTAGGGATGTCTTACGAACATCTTGGAGATTTAGTAAAAGCGAAAGACTATTACAAAAAAGCTGCATCTCTGGACAATATCGAAGGTATGACTAGGTATGCTCGATTGAGTTTGGTTGATTTTTTCTTCAAAAATCCCCCTGATTCACGGATACAACCTTCAGTCACCGATGAAAACCTCAGGCAAGCTCATCTTTTTAACCAACGTGCTTGGATGAAAATTACAAAATTGTTGACGAAAAATGAACAAACTCCAGAAAAACTCAACAAAGAGTTATTAAATCTGACACAATTAGCCAGAACAAATGGTTCGGTTATTTCGACTACTCAAGACTTATTAGTATCTCCAAAAGATAATAAAGCTTTACAAGATGAAGAATATCGTCATAAATATTGGACAGAAGGGGTGGCAGGTCTTTTTAAATCAAATTTAGATGAGTTGAAAAACCTTAAGGTTGCTGATAATGATGCTCTCAATGTCAGAGCTATTTGTTTTGCATACGTTACAGGTGAACAACTCAGATATACAGAAAATATTACTAATGTTCCCCCAGAGCTATTTAGCCTTGTTCATGGATATATGGAGCAAGATCCTAACGCTCCAAATTGCTACGATGACAAAGCTCTGAGCGTTTATGATTTTTCACTCATTGAAGCTTTGGCAAAAATGTATAAGATGCCGAAATTTAAAGTTGCTTCTACAAGTAATAATAAGCAGCCAGTCAGTAATTCTGAATACAATCAAAATCCTCAAGTAGTTAGTCCTCCAACGGAAGAAGTTTCTAATCAAAATCCCCAAACTCCTCCAACGCAATCTGAAAACCAGAATTCTCCAGATAGTCAATCAACTGTACCCAGCACAATTCCCTAA
- a CDS encoding NUDIX hydrolase, whose translation MSHKIAEVAIAILYQDNKFLMQLRDNNPAILYPGYWAFFGGHLEMGETPETAVQREVLEEINYTLPPSFAFFGIYPDAKAIRHVFHAPLEVGLEKLELNEGWDMGLVPLEDVIQGKSYSAIAQEFRPIGPAHQRILLDFAQEFLP comes from the coding sequence ATGAGTCATAAAATTGCAGAAGTAGCGATCGCCATCCTCTACCAAGACAACAAGTTCCTCATGCAGCTGCGAGATAATAACCCTGCGATTCTCTACCCAGGGTATTGGGCATTTTTTGGGGGACATTTGGAGATGGGAGAAACTCCAGAAACAGCCGTGCAGCGAGAAGTTTTAGAAGAGATTAATTATACTTTGCCCCCAAGTTTTGCTTTTTTTGGCATTTACCCAGATGCTAAAGCTATTCGTCACGTCTTCCATGCTCCCCTGGAAGTGGGATTAGAGAAGTTAGAACTGAACGAAGGTTGGGATATGGGTTTAGTTCCCCTAGAAGATGTGATTCAAGGAAAATCCTACTCGGCGATCGCCCAGGAATTTAGACCAATTGGACCTGCACACCAAAGGATATTATTAGACTTTGCCCAGGAATTTTTACCCTAA
- the cysE gene encoding serine O-acetyltransferase: MLSTLLTDFRIIFERDPAARNWLEVLFCYPGLQALLFHRLAHWLNHLGIPFLPRFISHLARFLTGIEIHPGAVIGKGVFIDHGMGVVIGETAIIGDYALIYQGVTLGGTGKESGKRHPTVGENVVIGTGAKVLGNILIGNNVRIGAGSVVLRDVPSDCTVVGIPGRIVYRSGVRVAPLEHSNLPDSEAEVIRVLVDRIESLEEKIQTLEDARQQTPQLKQAVLVGSLTLEPDMVTDAPCCNIRDKKIQEFLDGAGI; this comes from the coding sequence GTGCTATCTACACTCCTAACAGACTTTCGGATTATTTTTGAACGCGATCCAGCCGCTCGTAACTGGTTGGAAGTATTATTCTGCTATCCTGGATTGCAAGCTCTATTATTCCATCGACTAGCCCACTGGTTAAATCATCTCGGTATTCCCTTTCTCCCCCGCTTCATTTCCCATCTTGCTCGATTTCTCACAGGAATTGAAATTCACCCCGGTGCTGTGATTGGTAAGGGTGTATTCATCGACCATGGTATGGGTGTTGTGATTGGTGAGACTGCGATTATCGGTGATTATGCCCTGATTTATCAAGGTGTCACCCTGGGTGGAACTGGAAAAGAAAGTGGTAAACGTCACCCGACTGTCGGTGAAAATGTTGTCATTGGTACCGGAGCCAAAGTTCTCGGAAATATTCTGATTGGGAATAACGTCCGCATCGGTGCGGGTTCTGTAGTACTGCGAGATGTCCCCTCAGATTGTACCGTTGTTGGCATTCCTGGTAGAATCGTTTACCGCTCTGGTGTCCGTGTTGCTCCCTTGGAACATAGCAATTTACCAGATTCGGAAGCGGAAGTTATTCGAGTTTTAGTTGATAGAATTGAGTCCCTAGAAGAGAAGATACAAACCCTCGAAGATGCTCGTCAACAAACACCGCAATTGAAACAAGCTGTTTTAGTCGGTAGTTTGACTCTGGAACCGGACATGGTTACGGATGCTCCTTGCTGTAATATTCGAGACAAAAAAATTCAGGAATTTCTCGATGGTGCCGGAATTTAG
- a CDS encoding ankyrin repeat domain-containing protein, giving the protein MPRIVESQTPKKTSISPFCQTLSEKFSPFGNMGNSPDLYAALEQAIAKVGDLNQPCDMFGEKWLPLNFLLSTNEVLAQRLIETGVNVNAKDGKGDTPLHYLGASTKNAQLLLSRGAKVNVRNQNGSTPLHNIFGQKTAAVIKLLINQGAEVNARNQEQMTPLHFAANSGKADITELLIRSGADINARSNQNWTPLHYGASNLEVTKKLIQAGANLTIQNRDGAVIHSSSLEPAVLKLLLDRGVNVNLRNRQRQTPLHVHRFKSPLVKLLLARKAQVNLRDAQGRTPLHDVNLEVAQLLVAAKADLNIQDNLGRTPLHQAVLEEQSFFGPELVTLFLSKNARVDLKDKQGKTALDLARQLNKTQIINLLERHIATKKSSGGGTTTTKATAKLQQLLNAKNWKAADQETRLLLSPQKDPYGPNAAKIPLKLIQEIDRAWLKASGGRFGFSVQAKIWQQAVKAHPKNSERAVNTFRDRVGWKLQAPRAEQDFISSDWLNESELNYSLQSAPVGHLPWAGVSDALVQSVAVPPPGEHCGSCSIDAIFLRNERFYKYLPQLFARVTMALNISVPKK; this is encoded by the coding sequence ATGCCACGTATTGTTGAATCTCAAACACCCAAAAAAACCTCCATCTCTCCTTTTTGTCAAACATTATCGGAGAAATTTAGTCCTTTTGGGAATATGGGGAATAGTCCCGATTTATATGCAGCATTAGAACAGGCAATCGCCAAAGTTGGGGATTTGAATCAACCCTGCGATATGTTTGGTGAAAAGTGGCTACCCCTCAACTTTTTACTATCTACCAACGAAGTATTAGCTCAACGTTTAATCGAAACTGGGGTGAACGTGAATGCAAAGGATGGTAAGGGAGATACTCCCCTGCATTATTTAGGAGCATCAACAAAAAATGCCCAATTGCTTCTTAGTAGAGGGGCAAAAGTCAATGTTCGTAACCAAAATGGTAGTACCCCACTGCACAATATTTTTGGTCAAAAAACGGCTGCTGTCATCAAACTTTTAATCAATCAGGGTGCTGAGGTTAATGCTAGAAATCAGGAGCAAATGACACCCCTACATTTTGCTGCCAATTCCGGAAAAGCAGATATTACCGAGCTATTGATTCGCAGTGGTGCGGATATAAATGCCCGTAGCAATCAAAACTGGACACCACTACACTACGGAGCATCGAACCTAGAAGTTACCAAAAAACTCATTCAAGCAGGAGCAAACCTCACGATCCAAAATCGTGATGGGGCTGTGATTCACTCTAGTTCTTTGGAACCAGCAGTATTAAAACTATTGCTAGATCGGGGAGTAAATGTGAATCTACGCAATCGTCAGAGACAAACACCACTCCACGTTCATCGTTTCAAATCCCCTCTGGTAAAATTGCTGCTAGCTCGCAAAGCACAAGTGAACCTACGGGATGCTCAAGGTAGAACCCCTTTGCATGATGTCAATCTGGAAGTGGCTCAACTACTAGTGGCAGCTAAGGCAGATTTAAATATTCAAGATAACTTAGGTAGAACACCTCTACACCAAGCAGTATTGGAAGAACAAAGTTTTTTTGGACCAGAATTAGTCACACTATTTCTCAGTAAAAATGCTAGGGTTGACCTGAAAGATAAACAAGGGAAAACCGCTTTAGACTTGGCTCGACAACTAAATAAAACCCAAATTATTAATTTGTTGGAGCGCCATATTGCGACGAAAAAATCCTCTGGTGGTGGAACAACTACAACCAAAGCAACCGCAAAACTCCAGCAGTTACTCAATGCCAAAAACTGGAAGGCTGCTGATCAAGAAACCCGTCTTCTCCTATCCCCGCAAAAAGACCCCTACGGACCCAACGCTGCGAAAATACCCCTAAAATTAATTCAAGAGATTGATCGAGCTTGGTTAAAGGCGAGTGGAGGAAGATTTGGATTTAGCGTCCAAGCCAAGATTTGGCAACAAGCAGTCAAAGCTCACCCCAAAAATTCCGAAAGAGCAGTCAATACTTTTCGCGATCGCGTCGGTTGGAAACTCCAAGCTCCTCGGGCTGAACAAGATTTTATCAGCAGCGACTGGCTGAATGAATCCGAACTCAATTATTCACTGCAATCCGCTCCTGTCGGACACTTACCCTGGGCTGGTGTTTCGGACGCACTTGTGCAGTCGGTTGCCGTTCCTCCCCCTGGAGAACACTGTGGTAGCTGTAGCATCGATGCAATATTTCTGCGGAATGAGCGATTCTATAAATATCTGCCCCAACTTTTTGCGCGGGTTACAATGGCATTGAATATTTCTGTGCCGAAAAAATAA
- a CDS encoding helix-turn-helix domain-containing protein: MDTNIKNYSCPVEVTIAAIGGKWKCLILWWLRRDARRFGELKLLMTNITQKVLTQQLRELEKEGLIYRESFPESPPRVEYALTPHGQTFTPITELMCEWGKIHRVGYQFNYCRLENMRTVVLSPDATALCTSLEERHAVATPVTIWQNTPTDVINLLQLLHQVQPDAILIDLTLLNEDNVHLVTTHIRQVEETTRKFIAMVAIIPGNNPVERGRAFKMGFPVHIPKPVETIEMISTLASVIKQKG, from the coding sequence ATGGATACTAATATCAAAAACTATTCTTGTCCTGTAGAAGTGACAATTGCAGCAATTGGTGGTAAGTGGAAATGCTTGATTCTGTGGTGGTTAAGAAGAGATGCAAGGCGTTTTGGTGAATTAAAATTATTAATGACCAACATCACGCAGAAAGTTTTAACTCAACAATTGAGAGAATTAGAGAAAGAGGGTTTAATTTACAGAGAATCATTTCCCGAATCACCTCCTCGTGTTGAGTATGCTCTCACTCCCCACGGTCAGACTTTCACTCCGATTACTGAATTAATGTGCGAATGGGGCAAAATACATCGAGTCGGGTATCAGTTTAATTATTGTCGTTTGGAAAATATGAGAACTGTGGTGCTATCACCTGATGCGACAGCACTCTGTACCAGTTTAGAAGAACGTCATGCTGTGGCAACACCTGTGACAATCTGGCAAAACACACCAACAGATGTTATAAATCTACTCCAGTTACTCCATCAAGTTCAGCCTGATGCCATACTAATAGACTTAACTTTGTTAAATGAAGATAATGTCCATTTAGTCACCACTCACATTAGACAAGTTGAAGAAACAACCCGTAAATTCATCGCAATGGTAGCGATTATTCCTGGTAATAATCCTGTAGAACGTGGACGAGCATTTAAAATGGGATTTCCTGTTCATATTCCCAAACCTGTGGAAACCATAGAAATGATATCTACCTTGGCTAGCGTCATCAAGCAAAAAGGTTAG
- a CDS encoding SDR family oxidoreductase: MQISGAVALVTGANGGIGSHFVEQLLNLGVNKIYVCARSVDKLNSLVIIDPNRIVPIELDVTNLESVTNAASQCQDVTLVVNNAGTSLNQGLIAASDIDSARAEMEVNYFGMLSMCRAFAPILKQHGGGAIINILSLLGKVNLPFSGSYSASKAAAISMTQGIRAELAVQNTLVVGVMPGTVDTSLAKEWPDPKVAPAEVARAALQAVVDSIEDVYPGEQATQVSAQLLSDPKGVEKYMAGFLPGMVLAGTNA; this comes from the coding sequence ATGCAAATTAGCGGTGCAGTTGCCTTAGTCACAGGAGCAAATGGTGGGATCGGTTCTCACTTTGTAGAACAATTATTGAATTTAGGTGTAAACAAGATATATGTTTGCGCTCGTAGTGTAGATAAGCTTAACTCCCTTGTGATAATAGACCCAAATCGCATTGTTCCTATCGAATTGGATGTGACAAATCTGGAATCAGTTACAAACGCAGCATCTCAGTGTCAAGATGTGACCCTTGTTGTCAATAATGCTGGAACCTCTCTCAATCAAGGGCTGATTGCCGCCTCAGATATTGATAGTGCGCGAGCCGAAATGGAGGTTAACTATTTTGGTATGTTATCTATGTGTCGTGCCTTCGCACCTATTCTGAAGCAACATGGTGGAGGTGCAATTATCAATATTCTCTCACTACTGGGAAAAGTTAATTTACCCTTCAGTGGTTCTTACAGTGCTTCTAAAGCTGCTGCCATATCCATGACTCAAGGTATACGAGCCGAACTTGCAGTACAAAATACCTTGGTTGTTGGGGTCATGCCTGGAACTGTGGATACTAGTTTAGCAAAAGAGTGGCCTGATCCTAAAGTCGCACCTGCGGAAGTTGCGAGGGCAGCTTTACAAGCTGTAGTTGATAGTATCGAGGATGTTTACCCAGGTGAACAGGCAACACAAGTCTCTGCTCAATTACTCAGCGATCCCAAAGGAGTAGAAAAATATATGGCAGGTTTTTTACCTGGGATGGTGCTAGCAGGAACTAATGCTTAA